A genomic segment from Salvia splendens isolate huo1 chromosome 13, SspV2, whole genome shotgun sequence encodes:
- the LOC121762603 gene encoding pyruvate kinase 1, cytosolic-like produces the protein MHSNHLLLEEPIRMATILEPSKPNFFPAMTKIVGTLGPRSRSVEVISDCLKTGMSVARFDFSWGDADSHQETLENLKTAIKSTTKLCAVMLDTVGAEMQVVNKRETSITLKAEDKVTLTPDQGQEATSAVLPINFAGLAKAVKKGDTIFVGQYLFTGSETTSVWLEVDEVKGNDVVCVTKNSATLAGSLFTLHASQIRIDLPTLSEKDKEVISTWGVKNKIDFLSLSYTRHAEDVREARDFLSKHGDLSQTQIFAKIENVEGLTHFDEILQEADGIILSRGNLGIDLPPEKVFLFQKSAVYKCNMAGKPAVVTRVVDSMTDNLRPTRAEATDVANAVLDGCDAILLGAETLRGLYPVETISTVGKICAEAEKVFNQDQYFKRTVKFVGEPMTHLESIASSAVRAALKVKASVIICFTSSGRAARLIAKYRPTMPVLSVVIPRLKTNQLKWSFSGAFEARQSLVVRGLFPLLADPRHPAESTNATNESVLKVALDHGKASGVIKSHDRVVVCQKVGDASVVKIIELEE, from the exons ATGCATTCAAATCATTTGCTGCTTGAGGAGCCAATCCGAATGGCCACCATCCTTGAGCCATCCAAACCG AATTTCTTCCCTGCTATGACGAAGATCGTCGGGACGCTCGGCCCGCGCTCTCGATCCGTCGAAGTTATTTCCGATTGCCTTAAGACTGGAATGTCCG TTGCGAGATTTGATTTTTCATGGGGCGACGCGGACTCCCACCAGGAGACTTTGGAGAATCTGAAGACTGCAATTAAGAGCACTACGAAACTCTGTGCT GTTATGCTAGACACCGTAGGTGCTGAAATGCAAGTTGTTAATAAGCGCGAGACATCTATAACACTTAAAGCCGAAGACAAGGTTACTTTGACTCCTGATCAAGGTCAAGAAGCAACATCTGCAGTTTTGCCGATCAACTTTGCAGGATTGGCTAAG GCTGTGAAGAAGGGTGACACCATTTTTGTCGGTCAGTACCTATTCACAGGAAGTGAGACGACTTCTGTATGGCTGGAG GTTGATGAAGTAAAGGGTAATGATGTGGTTTGTGTTACCAAGAACTCTGCGACCTTGGCAGGATCACTATTTACATTgcatgcttcacaaattcgaattgaTCTGCCTACTCTATCTGAAAAGGACAAGGAG GTTATCAGCACTTGGGGTGTtaagaataaaatagattttCTTTCGCTATCATACACACGGCACGCAGAGGATGTCCGTGAG GCTCGTGATTTTCTGTCAAAGCATGGTGATCTGAGTCAGACTCAAATATTTGCTAAAATTGAAAATGTAGAG GGTTTAACCCATTTTGACGAGATCCTACAGGAGGCTGATGGCATCATCCTCTCTCGTGGGAATCTTGGCATAGACCTCCCACCGGAGAAG GTGTTCTTGTTTCAGAAGTCTGCTGTTTACAAATGTAATATGGCTGGAAAGCCTGCAGTTGTGACTCGTGTTGTCGATAGCATGACGGACAATTTGAGGCCCACTCGTGCGGAGGCAACTGATGTTGCAAATGCTGTTTTGGATG GATGTGATGCTATTCTTCTTGGTGCTGAGACCCTGCGTGGATTGTATCCTGTGGAAACTATTTCTACCGTTGGGAAAATCTGTGCTGAG GCAGAGAAGGTCTTCAATCAAGATCAATACTTCAAGAGGACTGTAAAGTTTGTTGGTGAACCAATGACTCACTTGGAATCTATTGCTTCCTCTGCG GTCCGTGCGGCCCTTAAAGTAAAGGCGTCTGTCATAATATGCTTTACGTCATCTGGGAGAGCTGCAAG ATTGATTGCAAAGTACAGGCCAACAATGCCTGTGTTATCTGTTGTCATTCCTCGGCTGAAGACAAATCAACTGAAGTGGAGTTTTAGCGGTGCATTTGAG GCTAGGCAATCACTTGTAGTGCGGGGCCTTTTCCCCTTGCTCGCTGATCCTCGGCATCCT GCTGAGTCCACAAATGCAACAAATGAGTCTGTTCTGAAGGTTGCACTTGATCATGGAAAAGCTTCTGGAGTTATCAAGTCCCACGATCGAGTAGTTGTGTGTCAGAAAGTCGGAGATGCTTCCGTGGTGAAGATCATCGAACTTGAAGAATAA